The region GTGTAAAATGATGAGCACTTCGTCCTGTTGGACCAGATCCCCTTGTGATTTTCGAATTTCTTCCACGCGGCATGGATAAGGGGCCTTAACAGCGTTCTCCATTTTCATTGCTTCCAAAATGAGTAGGGTCTCTCCCCCTTTATGTTCCCGTCCCACCTCAGTAGAAATTTGCACTACTTTTCCGGGCATAGGGCTTTTGATTTCGGGAGAGGTCTGGCCTCCGCCTTCATACTGACGTTCGGCGAGTTTCGCACTCCAAATTTCGCCCTTCCAATGTAGAAAAATCTCATTTCTTACTTTAAGATATTGTAATACAGATCCATCTTTCATGATGACTGACCGGAGGGAATTTGTATCAGATGGTAAAGTTTCCTCTTTCACCCAATCTTCTAATTGAAAAGAAAAGGAGTCCTTTCCCAATCGAACGCGTGTTTGGGAACCACTCACATAAACAGAAGCGGCGGCGGATTTAGTTTCAAAAAGATAATCCATGTTAGTTTTTCTCCTTAAACCAAGGGTTAGATGGTTCTTTGGAAGAAAAAAATGTTCCAGCTAAGGCAAGTTTTAGTTCTTCTTTTGTATTGTTTGCCAGAAGTGCAGGTTCATGATCTGCAATGTAATGAGTGGAAACTTTTCCATCTGCAAATTCTTTTGCAGAAACAAGTTTTTGTAAAAATTGTAAATTGGTTTTAGGGCCAAACACAATTGTTTCTGACAAACACTCAATGAGGCGGTGGATGGCAGTGATTCGATTTTCCCCCCATACAATCATTTTGGCAATCATGGGATCATAAAACATAGTGATCTCTGAACCGGAAACCACTCCCGAATCAATTCGTAAATAATCTCGATTGGGAAAGGATAAATGGTGAATTTTTCCCGTAGAAGGTAGGAATCCTTCTTTTGGATCTTCCGCATAAATTCGCACTTCTAAGGCATGTCCTTTTTGTGGTGGGGTTTGTAACTCAGGTAATGGTTCTCCCTGACAAACACGAATTTGCCATTCTACTAAATCAAGGCCCGT is a window of Leptospira kanakyensis DNA encoding:
- a CDS encoding acetyl-CoA carboxylase biotin carboxyl carrier protein subunit; this encodes MDYLFETKSAAASVYVSGSQTRVRLGKDSFSFQLEDWVKEETLPSDTNSLRSVIMKDGSVLQYLKVRNEIFLHWKGEIWSAKLAERQYEGGGQTSPEIKSPMPGKVVQISTEVGREHKGGETLLILEAMKMENAVKAPYPCRVEEIRKSQGDLVQQDEVLIILHRIEPEKT